One Chloroflexota bacterium genomic window carries:
- the proB gene encoding glutamate 5-kinase, translating into MRLVVKLGTSTLTAGTPRLSPPQLVELARQMAQLRSAGHEVVVVSSGAIAAGREALNFPQLPKDIPAKQMLSAVGQPRLMALYAQLLGLYGLTVAQVLLTRADLADRRRYLNSRNALTALLGQKVVPIVNENDTVATEEIRVGDNDNLSALVANLVDADLLILLTDQPGLFTADPRRDPTAQLVADVSDSDIPASLWEAAGGTATGLGTGGMITKLQAADLARRSGTTVVIARGSDPNVLTRIVAGDSIGTRFQPTVTVVESRKRYILAGARPTACLKVDDGAARALRQGGSLLPVGVTAVEENFERGDTVRVADSSGREIARGIVNYTTADLQKIRGHRSEDIEGILGYNYGDEVIHRNDMVLL; encoded by the coding sequence ATGCGCCTCGTCGTCAAACTCGGCACCTCCACCCTCACCGCCGGAACACCCCGCCTCTCGCCGCCTCAGCTTGTCGAACTGGCACGGCAAATGGCCCAACTGCGATCAGCCGGGCATGAGGTCGTCGTCGTTTCGTCGGGCGCAATTGCAGCCGGGCGTGAAGCCCTCAACTTTCCGCAACTGCCCAAAGACATCCCGGCCAAGCAAATGCTGTCTGCCGTCGGCCAGCCGCGCCTCATGGCCCTCTACGCGCAACTCTTGGGCCTCTACGGCCTCACCGTCGCCCAAGTCCTGCTCACCCGCGCCGACCTCGCCGACCGCCGCCGCTACCTCAACTCGCGCAACGCCCTCACTGCGCTTCTCGGCCAGAAAGTGGTACCCATCGTCAACGAGAACGACACCGTTGCCACCGAAGAGATTCGGGTCGGCGACAACGATAACTTGTCGGCGCTCGTGGCTAATTTGGTGGACGCCGACCTGCTGATCCTGCTGACCGACCAGCCCGGACTCTTCACCGCTGATCCACGCCGCGACCCGACCGCCCAACTTGTGGCCGACGTTTCCGACTCCGATATACCCGCCTCGTTGTGGGAAGCCGCCGGCGGCACAGCCACCGGACTCGGCACGGGCGGCATGATCACCAAGTTGCAAGCCGCCGACCTGGCCCGCCGCTCCGGCACCACCGTCGTCATCGCCCGCGGCAGTGACCCGAACGTGCTGACTCGCATCGTCGCCGGCGACTCAATCGGCACCCGCTTTCAGCCAACCGTCACCGTCGTCGAGAGCCGCAAGCGCTACATCCTTGCCGGAGCGCGCCCGACGGCCTGCCTCAAAGTGGACGACGGCGCGGCGCGGGCCTTGCGCCAGGGCGGCAGTTTGCTCCCCGTTGGCGTGACGGCGGTCGAAGAAAACTTTGAACGCGGCGATACTGTGCGCGTGGCCGACTCGAGCGGGCGTGAGATCGCGCGTGGCATCGTCAACTACACCACCGCCGACCTGCAAAAAATTCGCGGCCACCGCTCCGAAGACATCGAAGGCATCCTCGGCTACAATTACGGCGACGAAGTGATTCACCGGAACGACATGGTCCTGTTGTAG